A single Phalacrocorax aristotelis chromosome 18, bGulAri2.1, whole genome shotgun sequence DNA region contains:
- the RAD51D gene encoding DNA repair protein RAD51 homolog 4 isoform X4 has product MRALPGSSAARRKQEGERAGGRDPGAPRPRVSSPLPALRWVAGAMVVLRAGLCPGLTEEMIQLLRANGIRTVVDFVSSDLEDVSQKCSLSYKALVAVRRVLLAQFSAFPANGADLYEELKSSTAILPTGNRSLDQLLDSGLYTGEVTELMGAPGSGKTQVCLGIAASVSLSLQQHVLFLDSTGGFTASRVYQMLQGQAEDKEEQLEALQRIQVVRVFDIYEMLRALQELRDRLSQQVVSSMGPLKIVVIDSVSAVIYPLLGGKQSEGLAIMMQLARELKTLAREFSLAVVVTNQVTRDSSAGPLKPALGRSWSFVPSTRVLLESKEATWEKATTQRVASLAKSPRQPTGIQVELDTGNGVVQELSPATPTQGL; this is encoded by the exons ATGCGGGCCCTGCCCGGCTCTTCCGCTGCCCGCAGGAAGCAGGAAGGCGAGCGGGCGGGGGGACGGgaccccggggctccccggcctCGG gtctcctctcctctcccggCCCTGCGGTGGGTGGCCGGGGCCATGGTGGTCCTGCGGGCTGGGCTGTGCCCTGGGCTCACCGAAGAGATGATCCAGCTTCTCAGGGCGAACGGCATCAGGACGG TGGTGGACTTTGTGTCATCAGACCTGGAGGATGTTTCCCAGAAGTGTTCCCTATCTTACAAG GCGCTCGTTGCAGTGAGACGTGTGCTCCTGGCCCAgttctctgccttccctgccaaCGGCGCAGACCTCTACGAGGAGCTCAAGAGCTCCACGGCCATCCTGCCCACTGGGAACCGAAG CCTGGACCAGCTGCTGGACTCTGGGCTGTACACGGGGGAAGTGACGGAGCTCATGGGAGCGCCGGGCAGTGGGAAGACACAG GTGTGCCTGGGCATTGCGGCCAGTGTGTCTCTCAGCCTCCAGCAGCATGTTCTGTTCCTCGACTCCACGGGGGGGTTCACTGCCTCCCGTGTTTACCAGATGCTTCAAGGCCAGGCAGAAGACAAGGAAGAGCAG ctggaggcttTGCAGCGGATCCAGGTGGTCCGTGTGTTTGACATCTATGAAATGCTGAGAGCCTTGCAGGAGCTGCGGGACCGCCTCTCCCAGCAG GTCGTGAGCTCCATGGGACCTCTGAAGATCGTGGTGATCGACTCTGTCTCGGCTGTGATTTACCCGCTGCTGGGCGGCAAGCAGTCAGAGG GTTTGGCCATCATGATGCAGCTAGCCAGGGAGCTGAAGACACTGGCCAGGGAGTTCAGCCTTGCTGTTGTG GTGACTAACCAGGTGACAAGGGACAGCAGCGCTGGTCCACTGAAGCCAGCCCTTGGCCGCTCCTGGAGTTTTGTGCCCAGCACCCGGGTGCTGCTGGAGAGCAAAGAAGCCACCTGGGAGAAAGCCACCACGCAGCGTGTCGCTTCCTTGGCAAAGTCACCCCGACAG CCGACGGGGATACAGGTAGAGCTGGATACTGGAAATGGTGTTGTGCAAGAGCTGAGCCCAGCAACACCCACACAGGGGCTCTGA
- the RAD51D gene encoding DNA repair protein RAD51 homolog 4 isoform X7: MRALPGSSAARRKQEGERAGGRDPGAPRPRVSSPLPALRWVAGAMVVLRAGLCPGLTEEMIQLLRANGIRTVVDFVSSDLEDVSQKCSLSYKALVAVRRVLLAQFSAFPANGADLYEELKSSTAILPTGNRSLDQLLDSGLYTGEVTELMGAPGSGKTQVCLGIAASVSLSLQQHVLFLDSTGGFTASRVYQMLQGQAEDKEEQASSPGAGPSTSTKTALALGWRQLPEMLEALQRIQVVRVFDIYEMLRALQELRDRLSQQVVSSMGPLKIVVIDSVSAVIYPLLGGKQSEGLAIMMQLARELKTLAREFSLAVV, from the exons ATGCGGGCCCTGCCCGGCTCTTCCGCTGCCCGCAGGAAGCAGGAAGGCGAGCGGGCGGGGGGACGGgaccccggggctccccggcctCGG gtctcctctcctctcccggCCCTGCGGTGGGTGGCCGGGGCCATGGTGGTCCTGCGGGCTGGGCTGTGCCCTGGGCTCACCGAAGAGATGATCCAGCTTCTCAGGGCGAACGGCATCAGGACGG TGGTGGACTTTGTGTCATCAGACCTGGAGGATGTTTCCCAGAAGTGTTCCCTATCTTACAAG GCGCTCGTTGCAGTGAGACGTGTGCTCCTGGCCCAgttctctgccttccctgccaaCGGCGCAGACCTCTACGAGGAGCTCAAGAGCTCCACGGCCATCCTGCCCACTGGGAACCGAAG CCTGGACCAGCTGCTGGACTCTGGGCTGTACACGGGGGAAGTGACGGAGCTCATGGGAGCGCCGGGCAGTGGGAAGACACAG GTGTGCCTGGGCATTGCGGCCAGTGTGTCTCTCAGCCTCCAGCAGCATGTTCTGTTCCTCGACTCCACGGGGGGGTTCACTGCCTCCCGTGTTTACCAGATGCTTCAAGGCCAGGCAGAAGACAAGGAAGAGCAGGCAAGTTCCCCTGGAGCTGGTCCCTCCACTAGCACTAAAACTGCCTTGGCTCTTGGCTGGAGACAACTCCCAGAGATG ctggaggcttTGCAGCGGATCCAGGTGGTCCGTGTGTTTGACATCTATGAAATGCTGAGAGCCTTGCAGGAGCTGCGGGACCGCCTCTCCCAGCAG GTCGTGAGCTCCATGGGACCTCTGAAGATCGTGGTGATCGACTCTGTCTCGGCTGTGATTTACCCGCTGCTGGGCGGCAAGCAGTCAGAGG GTTTGGCCATCATGATGCAGCTAGCCAGGGAGCTGAAGACACTGGCCAGGGAGTTCAGCCTTGCTGTTGTG TGA
- the RAD51D gene encoding DNA repair protein RAD51 homolog 4 isoform X5: protein MRALPGSSAARRKQEGERAGGRDPGAPRPRVSSPLPALRWVAGAMVVLRAGLCPGLTEEMIQLLRANGIRTVVDFVSSDLEDVSQKCSLSYKALVAVRRVLLAQFSAFPANGADLYEELKSSTAILPTGNRSLDQLLDSGLYTGEVTELMGAPGSGKTQLEALQRIQVVRVFDIYEMLRALQELRDRLSQQVVSSMGPLKIVVIDSVSAVIYPLLGGKQSEGLAIMMQLARELKTLAREFSLAVVTLISLFVLQVTNQVTRDSSAGPLKPALGRSWSFVPSTRVLLESKEATWEKATTQRVASLAKSPRQPTGIQVELDTGNGVVQELSPATPTQGL from the exons ATGCGGGCCCTGCCCGGCTCTTCCGCTGCCCGCAGGAAGCAGGAAGGCGAGCGGGCGGGGGGACGGgaccccggggctccccggcctCGG gtctcctctcctctcccggCCCTGCGGTGGGTGGCCGGGGCCATGGTGGTCCTGCGGGCTGGGCTGTGCCCTGGGCTCACCGAAGAGATGATCCAGCTTCTCAGGGCGAACGGCATCAGGACGG TGGTGGACTTTGTGTCATCAGACCTGGAGGATGTTTCCCAGAAGTGTTCCCTATCTTACAAG GCGCTCGTTGCAGTGAGACGTGTGCTCCTGGCCCAgttctctgccttccctgccaaCGGCGCAGACCTCTACGAGGAGCTCAAGAGCTCCACGGCCATCCTGCCCACTGGGAACCGAAG CCTGGACCAGCTGCTGGACTCTGGGCTGTACACGGGGGAAGTGACGGAGCTCATGGGAGCGCCGGGCAGTGGGAAGACACAG ctggaggcttTGCAGCGGATCCAGGTGGTCCGTGTGTTTGACATCTATGAAATGCTGAGAGCCTTGCAGGAGCTGCGGGACCGCCTCTCCCAGCAG GTCGTGAGCTCCATGGGACCTCTGAAGATCGTGGTGATCGACTCTGTCTCGGCTGTGATTTACCCGCTGCTGGGCGGCAAGCAGTCAGAGG GTTTGGCCATCATGATGCAGCTAGCCAGGGAGCTGAAGACACTGGCCAGGGAGTTCAGCCTTGCTGTTGTG ACACTGATAAGCCTGTTTGTGCTGCAGGTGACTAACCAGGTGACAAGGGACAGCAGCGCTGGTCCACTGAAGCCAGCCCTTGGCCGCTCCTGGAGTTTTGTGCCCAGCACCCGGGTGCTGCTGGAGAGCAAAGAAGCCACCTGGGAGAAAGCCACCACGCAGCGTGTCGCTTCCTTGGCAAAGTCACCCCGACAG CCGACGGGGATACAGGTAGAGCTGGATACTGGAAATGGTGTTGTGCAAGAGCTGAGCCCAGCAACACCCACACAGGGGCTCTGA
- the RAD51D gene encoding DNA repair protein RAD51 homolog 4 isoform X1, which produces MRALPGSSAARRKQEGERAGGRDPGAPRPRVSSPLPALRWVAGAMVVLRAGLCPGLTEEMIQLLRANGIRTVVDFVSSDLEDVSQKCSLSYKALVAVRRVLLAQFSAFPANGADLYEELKSSTAILPTGNRSLDQLLDSGLYTGEVTELMGAPGSGKTQVCLGIAASVSLSLQQHVLFLDSTGGFTASRVYQMLQGQAEDKEEQASSPGAGPSTSTKTALALGWRQLPEMLEALQRIQVVRVFDIYEMLRALQELRDRLSQQVVSSMGPLKIVVIDSVSAVIYPLLGGKQSEGLAIMMQLARELKTLAREFSLAVVTLISLFVLQVTNQVTRDSSAGPLKPALGRSWSFVPSTRVLLESKEATWEKATTQRVASLAKSPRQPTGIQVELDTGNGVVQELSPATPTQGL; this is translated from the exons ATGCGGGCCCTGCCCGGCTCTTCCGCTGCCCGCAGGAAGCAGGAAGGCGAGCGGGCGGGGGGACGGgaccccggggctccccggcctCGG gtctcctctcctctcccggCCCTGCGGTGGGTGGCCGGGGCCATGGTGGTCCTGCGGGCTGGGCTGTGCCCTGGGCTCACCGAAGAGATGATCCAGCTTCTCAGGGCGAACGGCATCAGGACGG TGGTGGACTTTGTGTCATCAGACCTGGAGGATGTTTCCCAGAAGTGTTCCCTATCTTACAAG GCGCTCGTTGCAGTGAGACGTGTGCTCCTGGCCCAgttctctgccttccctgccaaCGGCGCAGACCTCTACGAGGAGCTCAAGAGCTCCACGGCCATCCTGCCCACTGGGAACCGAAG CCTGGACCAGCTGCTGGACTCTGGGCTGTACACGGGGGAAGTGACGGAGCTCATGGGAGCGCCGGGCAGTGGGAAGACACAG GTGTGCCTGGGCATTGCGGCCAGTGTGTCTCTCAGCCTCCAGCAGCATGTTCTGTTCCTCGACTCCACGGGGGGGTTCACTGCCTCCCGTGTTTACCAGATGCTTCAAGGCCAGGCAGAAGACAAGGAAGAGCAGGCAAGTTCCCCTGGAGCTGGTCCCTCCACTAGCACTAAAACTGCCTTGGCTCTTGGCTGGAGACAACTCCCAGAGATG ctggaggcttTGCAGCGGATCCAGGTGGTCCGTGTGTTTGACATCTATGAAATGCTGAGAGCCTTGCAGGAGCTGCGGGACCGCCTCTCCCAGCAG GTCGTGAGCTCCATGGGACCTCTGAAGATCGTGGTGATCGACTCTGTCTCGGCTGTGATTTACCCGCTGCTGGGCGGCAAGCAGTCAGAGG GTTTGGCCATCATGATGCAGCTAGCCAGGGAGCTGAAGACACTGGCCAGGGAGTTCAGCCTTGCTGTTGTG ACACTGATAAGCCTGTTTGTGCTGCAGGTGACTAACCAGGTGACAAGGGACAGCAGCGCTGGTCCACTGAAGCCAGCCCTTGGCCGCTCCTGGAGTTTTGTGCCCAGCACCCGGGTGCTGCTGGAGAGCAAAGAAGCCACCTGGGAGAAAGCCACCACGCAGCGTGTCGCTTCCTTGGCAAAGTCACCCCGACAG CCGACGGGGATACAGGTAGAGCTGGATACTGGAAATGGTGTTGTGCAAGAGCTGAGCCCAGCAACACCCACACAGGGGCTCTGA
- the RAD51D gene encoding DNA repair protein RAD51 homolog 4 isoform X3, whose product MRALPGSSAARRKQEGERAGGRDPGAPRPRVSSPLPALRWVAGAMVVLRAGLCPGLTEEMIQLLRANGIRTVVDFVSSDLEDVSQKCSLSYKALVAVRRVLLAQFSAFPANGADLYEELKSSTAILPTGNRSLDQLLDSGLYTGEVTELMGAPGSGKTQVCLGIAASVSLSLQQHVLFLDSTGGFTASRVYQMLQGQAEDKEEQLEALQRIQVVRVFDIYEMLRALQELRDRLSQQVVSSMGPLKIVVIDSVSAVIYPLLGGKQSEGLAIMMQLARELKTLAREFSLAVVTLISLFVLQVTNQVTRDSSAGPLKPALGRSWSFVPSTRVLLESKEATWEKATTQRVASLAKSPRQPTGIQVELDTGNGVVQELSPATPTQGL is encoded by the exons ATGCGGGCCCTGCCCGGCTCTTCCGCTGCCCGCAGGAAGCAGGAAGGCGAGCGGGCGGGGGGACGGgaccccggggctccccggcctCGG gtctcctctcctctcccggCCCTGCGGTGGGTGGCCGGGGCCATGGTGGTCCTGCGGGCTGGGCTGTGCCCTGGGCTCACCGAAGAGATGATCCAGCTTCTCAGGGCGAACGGCATCAGGACGG TGGTGGACTTTGTGTCATCAGACCTGGAGGATGTTTCCCAGAAGTGTTCCCTATCTTACAAG GCGCTCGTTGCAGTGAGACGTGTGCTCCTGGCCCAgttctctgccttccctgccaaCGGCGCAGACCTCTACGAGGAGCTCAAGAGCTCCACGGCCATCCTGCCCACTGGGAACCGAAG CCTGGACCAGCTGCTGGACTCTGGGCTGTACACGGGGGAAGTGACGGAGCTCATGGGAGCGCCGGGCAGTGGGAAGACACAG GTGTGCCTGGGCATTGCGGCCAGTGTGTCTCTCAGCCTCCAGCAGCATGTTCTGTTCCTCGACTCCACGGGGGGGTTCACTGCCTCCCGTGTTTACCAGATGCTTCAAGGCCAGGCAGAAGACAAGGAAGAGCAG ctggaggcttTGCAGCGGATCCAGGTGGTCCGTGTGTTTGACATCTATGAAATGCTGAGAGCCTTGCAGGAGCTGCGGGACCGCCTCTCCCAGCAG GTCGTGAGCTCCATGGGACCTCTGAAGATCGTGGTGATCGACTCTGTCTCGGCTGTGATTTACCCGCTGCTGGGCGGCAAGCAGTCAGAGG GTTTGGCCATCATGATGCAGCTAGCCAGGGAGCTGAAGACACTGGCCAGGGAGTTCAGCCTTGCTGTTGTG ACACTGATAAGCCTGTTTGTGCTGCAGGTGACTAACCAGGTGACAAGGGACAGCAGCGCTGGTCCACTGAAGCCAGCCCTTGGCCGCTCCTGGAGTTTTGTGCCCAGCACCCGGGTGCTGCTGGAGAGCAAAGAAGCCACCTGGGAGAAAGCCACCACGCAGCGTGTCGCTTCCTTGGCAAAGTCACCCCGACAG CCGACGGGGATACAGGTAGAGCTGGATACTGGAAATGGTGTTGTGCAAGAGCTGAGCCCAGCAACACCCACACAGGGGCTCTGA
- the RAD51D gene encoding DNA repair protein RAD51 homolog 4 isoform X2, protein MRALPGSSAARRKQEGERAGGRDPGAPRPRVSSPLPALRWVAGAMVVLRAGLCPGLTEEMIQLLRANGIRTVVDFVSSDLEDVSQKCSLSYKALVAVRRVLLAQFSAFPANGADLYEELKSSTAILPTGNRSLDQLLDSGLYTGEVTELMGAPGSGKTQVCLGIAASVSLSLQQHVLFLDSTGGFTASRVYQMLQGQAEDKEEQASSPGAGPSTSTKTALALGWRQLPEMLEALQRIQVVRVFDIYEMLRALQELRDRLSQQVVSSMGPLKIVVIDSVSAVIYPLLGGKQSEGLAIMMQLARELKTLAREFSLAVVVTNQVTRDSSAGPLKPALGRSWSFVPSTRVLLESKEATWEKATTQRVASLAKSPRQPTGIQVELDTGNGVVQELSPATPTQGL, encoded by the exons ATGCGGGCCCTGCCCGGCTCTTCCGCTGCCCGCAGGAAGCAGGAAGGCGAGCGGGCGGGGGGACGGgaccccggggctccccggcctCGG gtctcctctcctctcccggCCCTGCGGTGGGTGGCCGGGGCCATGGTGGTCCTGCGGGCTGGGCTGTGCCCTGGGCTCACCGAAGAGATGATCCAGCTTCTCAGGGCGAACGGCATCAGGACGG TGGTGGACTTTGTGTCATCAGACCTGGAGGATGTTTCCCAGAAGTGTTCCCTATCTTACAAG GCGCTCGTTGCAGTGAGACGTGTGCTCCTGGCCCAgttctctgccttccctgccaaCGGCGCAGACCTCTACGAGGAGCTCAAGAGCTCCACGGCCATCCTGCCCACTGGGAACCGAAG CCTGGACCAGCTGCTGGACTCTGGGCTGTACACGGGGGAAGTGACGGAGCTCATGGGAGCGCCGGGCAGTGGGAAGACACAG GTGTGCCTGGGCATTGCGGCCAGTGTGTCTCTCAGCCTCCAGCAGCATGTTCTGTTCCTCGACTCCACGGGGGGGTTCACTGCCTCCCGTGTTTACCAGATGCTTCAAGGCCAGGCAGAAGACAAGGAAGAGCAGGCAAGTTCCCCTGGAGCTGGTCCCTCCACTAGCACTAAAACTGCCTTGGCTCTTGGCTGGAGACAACTCCCAGAGATG ctggaggcttTGCAGCGGATCCAGGTGGTCCGTGTGTTTGACATCTATGAAATGCTGAGAGCCTTGCAGGAGCTGCGGGACCGCCTCTCCCAGCAG GTCGTGAGCTCCATGGGACCTCTGAAGATCGTGGTGATCGACTCTGTCTCGGCTGTGATTTACCCGCTGCTGGGCGGCAAGCAGTCAGAGG GTTTGGCCATCATGATGCAGCTAGCCAGGGAGCTGAAGACACTGGCCAGGGAGTTCAGCCTTGCTGTTGTG GTGACTAACCAGGTGACAAGGGACAGCAGCGCTGGTCCACTGAAGCCAGCCCTTGGCCGCTCCTGGAGTTTTGTGCCCAGCACCCGGGTGCTGCTGGAGAGCAAAGAAGCCACCTGGGAGAAAGCCACCACGCAGCGTGTCGCTTCCTTGGCAAAGTCACCCCGACAG CCGACGGGGATACAGGTAGAGCTGGATACTGGAAATGGTGTTGTGCAAGAGCTGAGCCCAGCAACACCCACACAGGGGCTCTGA
- the RAD51D gene encoding DNA repair protein RAD51 homolog 4 isoform X6: MRALPGSSAARRKQEGERAGGRDPGAPRPRVSSPLPALRWVAGAMVVLRAGLCPGLTEEMIQLLRANGIRTVVDFVSSDLEDVSQKCSLSYKALVAVRRVLLAQFSAFPANGADLYEELKSSTAILPTGNRSLDQLLDSGLYTGEVTELMGAPGSGKTQLEALQRIQVVRVFDIYEMLRALQELRDRLSQQVVSSMGPLKIVVIDSVSAVIYPLLGGKQSEGLAIMMQLARELKTLAREFSLAVVVTNQVTRDSSAGPLKPALGRSWSFVPSTRVLLESKEATWEKATTQRVASLAKSPRQPTGIQVELDTGNGVVQELSPATPTQGL, translated from the exons ATGCGGGCCCTGCCCGGCTCTTCCGCTGCCCGCAGGAAGCAGGAAGGCGAGCGGGCGGGGGGACGGgaccccggggctccccggcctCGG gtctcctctcctctcccggCCCTGCGGTGGGTGGCCGGGGCCATGGTGGTCCTGCGGGCTGGGCTGTGCCCTGGGCTCACCGAAGAGATGATCCAGCTTCTCAGGGCGAACGGCATCAGGACGG TGGTGGACTTTGTGTCATCAGACCTGGAGGATGTTTCCCAGAAGTGTTCCCTATCTTACAAG GCGCTCGTTGCAGTGAGACGTGTGCTCCTGGCCCAgttctctgccttccctgccaaCGGCGCAGACCTCTACGAGGAGCTCAAGAGCTCCACGGCCATCCTGCCCACTGGGAACCGAAG CCTGGACCAGCTGCTGGACTCTGGGCTGTACACGGGGGAAGTGACGGAGCTCATGGGAGCGCCGGGCAGTGGGAAGACACAG ctggaggcttTGCAGCGGATCCAGGTGGTCCGTGTGTTTGACATCTATGAAATGCTGAGAGCCTTGCAGGAGCTGCGGGACCGCCTCTCCCAGCAG GTCGTGAGCTCCATGGGACCTCTGAAGATCGTGGTGATCGACTCTGTCTCGGCTGTGATTTACCCGCTGCTGGGCGGCAAGCAGTCAGAGG GTTTGGCCATCATGATGCAGCTAGCCAGGGAGCTGAAGACACTGGCCAGGGAGTTCAGCCTTGCTGTTGTG GTGACTAACCAGGTGACAAGGGACAGCAGCGCTGGTCCACTGAAGCCAGCCCTTGGCCGCTCCTGGAGTTTTGTGCCCAGCACCCGGGTGCTGCTGGAGAGCAAAGAAGCCACCTGGGAGAAAGCCACCACGCAGCGTGTCGCTTCCTTGGCAAAGTCACCCCGACAG CCGACGGGGATACAGGTAGAGCTGGATACTGGAAATGGTGTTGTGCAAGAGCTGAGCCCAGCAACACCCACACAGGGGCTCTGA